The Pseudomonas baetica genome includes a region encoding these proteins:
- a CDS encoding ATP-binding cassette domain-containing protein, whose product MTLLKFSDVSLAFGAMPLLDKVSWQIARGERVCIIGRNGTGKSSMMKLVKGDQKPDDGSVWRAPGLKIGELPQELPVADERTVFDVVAEGLDGVGALLAEYHHLSQNIVTDADLNKLMHVQQDLEARDGWRLQTLVDSTLSRLQLPADKTLAELSGGWRRRVLLAQALVSEPDLLLLDEPTNHLDIGAIAWLEEALKDFQGAVLFITHDRSFLQNLATRILELDRGGLIDWNGDYASFLVHKEAALAAEETANALFDKRLAQEEVWIRQGIKARRTRNEGRVRALKALRVERSERRERTGKANIQLETADKSGKQVMVLENVSFHHPDGPFLIKDFSMVLQRGDRIGLLGANGTGKTTLLKLMLNGLQPTSGKVEEGTRIDVAYFDQLRHQLDLEKTVIDNVAEGRDFIDIDGQSRHVLSYLGDFLFSPQRARTPVKALSGGERARLLLAKLFSKPANLLVLDEPTNDLDVETLELLEEVLLTFNGTVLMVSHDRAFLDNVVTSTLVFEGEGKVREYVGGYQDWIRQGGSPRLLGVTESKSGKADLNSAVVTAEPATVAAPAAAAPAAKKKLSYKLQRELEALPGDIDAKEQQIAAVEAEMADAGFYQRPAAETAKVIASLEQLQAELDVLVERWAELDA is encoded by the coding sequence ATGACCCTGCTCAAATTCAGCGATGTGTCCCTTGCATTCGGCGCGATGCCGTTGTTGGACAAGGTGTCCTGGCAGATCGCCCGTGGTGAGCGGGTGTGCATCATCGGCCGCAACGGCACTGGCAAGTCCAGCATGATGAAACTGGTCAAGGGCGACCAGAAGCCCGATGACGGCTCGGTGTGGCGTGCCCCCGGTCTGAAAATCGGCGAATTGCCGCAGGAATTGCCAGTGGCCGACGAGCGGACCGTGTTCGACGTGGTAGCTGAAGGCCTCGACGGCGTTGGCGCCTTGCTCGCCGAATACCATCACCTGAGCCAGAACATCGTCACCGACGCCGATCTGAACAAGCTGATGCACGTTCAACAGGACCTCGAAGCCCGTGATGGCTGGCGCTTGCAGACCCTGGTCGACAGCACCCTGAGTCGCCTGCAACTGCCGGCCGACAAGACCCTCGCCGAGTTGTCCGGCGGCTGGCGTCGTCGCGTGCTGCTGGCGCAGGCGCTGGTGTCCGAACCGGATCTGCTGCTGCTCGACGAACCGACCAACCACCTGGACATCGGTGCGATTGCCTGGCTCGAAGAAGCGCTGAAGGATTTCCAGGGCGCCGTGCTGTTCATCACGCACGACCGTTCTTTCCTGCAGAACCTCGCTACCCGTATTCTGGAACTGGATCGCGGCGGCCTGATCGACTGGAACGGTGACTACGCCAGCTTCCTGGTGCACAAAGAAGCCGCGCTGGCCGCTGAAGAAACCGCTAACGCGTTGTTCGACAAGCGTCTGGCGCAGGAAGAAGTGTGGATCCGTCAGGGCATCAAGGCGCGCCGCACCCGTAACGAAGGTCGCGTACGTGCATTGAAAGCTTTGCGCGTAGAGCGCAGCGAACGTCGCGAGCGCACCGGCAAGGCCAATATCCAGCTGGAAACTGCCGACAAGTCCGGCAAGCAAGTGATGGTGCTGGAAAATGTCAGCTTCCATCACCCGGACGGTCCGTTCCTGATCAAGGATTTCTCGATGGTCCTGCAGCGCGGCGACCGTATCGGTTTGCTTGGCGCCAACGGTACCGGCAAGACCACCCTGTTGAAGCTGATGCTCAACGGTCTGCAACCGACCAGCGGCAAAGTCGAAGAGGGCACGCGGATCGACGTGGCGTACTTCGACCAGTTGCGCCATCAACTGGATCTGGAAAAGACCGTGATCGACAACGTCGCCGAAGGTCGCGACTTCATCGATATCGACGGCCAGAGCCGCCACGTGCTGAGCTACCTCGGCGATTTCCTGTTCAGCCCGCAGCGTGCCCGCACGCCGGTCAAGGCGCTGTCGGGTGGTGAGCGTGCGCGCTTGCTGCTGGCGAAACTGTTCAGCAAACCGGCAAACCTGCTGGTGCTCGACGAACCGACCAACGATCTCGACGTGGAAACCCTCGAGCTGCTCGAGGAAGTGCTGCTGACCTTCAACGGCACCGTGCTGATGGTCAGCCACGACCGGGCATTCCTCGACAACGTCGTTACCAGCACACTGGTCTTCGAAGGCGAAGGCAAGGTGCGTGAATACGTCGGCGGTTATCAGGACTGGATCCGTCAGGGTGGTTCGCCGCGTCTGTTGGGCGTGACCGAAAGCAAGTCGGGCAAGGCTGACCTGAATTCGGCAGTGGTGACTGCTGAACCGGCGACCGTGGCAGCACCGGCTGCCGCTGCACCGGCGGCCAAGAAAAAGCTGAGCTACAAGCTGCAACGCGAGCTGGAAGCGCTGCCGGGTGACATCGATGCCAAGGAGCAGCAGATTGCTGCCGTTGAGGCTGAAATGGCCGACGCCGGTTTCTATCAGCGTCCTGCGGCCGAGACCGCCAAGGTGATTGCCTCGCTTGAGCAGTTGCAGGCTGAGCTGGATGTTCTGGTGGAGCGTTGGGCGGAGCTGGATGCCTGA
- a CDS encoding universal stress protein, with protein MPYHHILVAVDLTEECDPVIHRARELSVSNGAKLSLVHIVEPMAMAFGGDVPMDLSQLQQQQFDQAKERLERLKLKYSELEGANCHLTYGQPRQEIHHFAKEQQCDLIVVGSHGRHGLALLLGSTANDVLHGAPCDVLAVHLVKR; from the coding sequence ATGCCCTACCACCACATCCTGGTCGCCGTAGACCTGACTGAAGAGTGCGACCCTGTCATCCACCGTGCCCGAGAGCTGTCGGTGAGCAATGGCGCCAAGCTGTCGCTGGTGCACATTGTCGAACCGATGGCCATGGCGTTCGGCGGCGACGTGCCGATGGACCTGTCACAACTGCAACAGCAGCAGTTCGATCAGGCCAAGGAACGCCTTGAGCGCCTGAAACTCAAGTATTCCGAACTCGAAGGCGCCAACTGCCACTTGACCTACGGCCAGCCGCGCCAGGAAATCCACCATTTCGCCAAGGAACAGCAATGCGATCTGATCGTGGTTGGCAGCCACGGCCGGCATGGCCTGGCGCTATTGCTTGGCTCGACCGCCAACGATGTGCTGCACGGTGCGCCTTGTGATGTGCTGGCGGTGCACCTGGTCAAACGCTGA
- the fadB gene encoding fatty acid oxidation complex subunit alpha FadB, protein MIYEGKAITVKALESGIVELKFDLKGESVNKFNRLTLNELRQAVDTIKADASIKGVIVSSGKDVFIVGADITEFVDNFKLPDAELVAGNLEANKIFSDFEDLNVPTVAAINGIALGGGLEMCLAADYRVMSTKAKIGLPEVKLGIYPGFGGTVRLPRLIGVDNAIEWIAAGKENRPEDALKVSAVDAVVAPEKLQEAALELIKRAISGEFDYKAKRQPKLEKLKLNAIEQMMAFETAKGFVAGQAGPNYPAPVEAIKTIQKAANFGRDKALEIEAAGFVKLAKTSAAQSLIGLFLNDQELKKKAKAYDEIAKDVKQAAVLGAGIMGGGIAYQSASKGTPILMKDINEHGIEQGLAEAAKLLVGRVDKGRMTAAKMAEVLNAIRPTLSYGDFGHVDLVVEAVVENPKVKQAVLAEVEAQVKEDTILASNTSTISISLLAKALKRPENFVGMHFFNPVHMMPLVEVIRGEKSSELAVATTVAYAKKMGKNPIVVNDCPGFLVNRVLFPYFGGFAKLVSAGVDFVRIDKVMEKFGWPMGPAYLMDVVGIDTGHHGRDVMAEGFPDRMKDDRRSAIDVLYEAKRLGQKNGKGFYAYEADKKGKQKKVADPSVLEVLKPIVYEQREVTDEDIINWMMIPLCLETVRCLEDGIVETAAEADMGLVYGIGFPPFRGGALRYIDSIGVAEFVALADQYADLGALYHPTAKLREMAKNGQSFFG, encoded by the coding sequence ATGATTTACGAAGGTAAAGCCATCACGGTTAAAGCTCTTGAAAGTGGCATCGTCGAATTGAAATTCGACCTCAAGGGTGAGTCCGTCAACAAGTTCAACCGTCTTACCCTGAACGAGCTGCGTCAGGCCGTAGACACCATCAAGGCAGATGCTTCGATCAAAGGCGTGATCGTCAGCAGTGGCAAGGACGTGTTCATCGTCGGCGCCGACATCACCGAATTTGTCGACAACTTCAAGCTGCCGGATGCCGAGCTGGTTGCTGGCAATCTCGAAGCCAACAAGATCTTCAGCGATTTCGAAGACCTCAACGTTCCGACCGTAGCGGCCATCAATGGCATCGCCCTCGGCGGCGGTCTCGAAATGTGCCTGGCAGCTGACTATCGCGTCATGTCCACCAAGGCCAAGATCGGTCTGCCGGAAGTCAAACTTGGCATCTATCCAGGCTTCGGCGGCACCGTGCGTCTGCCGCGCCTGATCGGTGTCGACAACGCGATCGAGTGGATTGCCGCTGGCAAGGAAAACCGTCCTGAAGACGCCCTGAAAGTCAGTGCAGTCGACGCCGTGGTTGCTCCCGAGAAGTTGCAGGAAGCTGCCCTTGAACTGATCAAGCGCGCTATCTCCGGCGAGTTCGACTACAAGGCCAAGCGTCAGCCGAAGCTGGAAAAACTCAAGCTGAACGCCATTGAGCAAATGATGGCTTTCGAAACCGCCAAAGGTTTCGTGGCCGGCCAGGCTGGCCCGAACTACCCGGCGCCGGTTGAAGCGATCAAGACCATCCAGAAAGCCGCGAACTTCGGTCGTGACAAAGCACTGGAAATCGAGGCCGCAGGCTTCGTGAAACTGGCCAAGACTTCTGCTGCACAGAGCTTGATCGGTCTGTTCCTGAATGATCAGGAACTGAAGAAAAAGGCCAAGGCCTACGACGAAATCGCCAAGGACGTGAAGCAGGCCGCCGTGTTGGGCGCCGGCATCATGGGTGGCGGTATCGCTTATCAGTCGGCTTCCAAAGGCACGCCGATCCTGATGAAGGATATCAACGAGCACGGTATCGAACAGGGTCTGGCCGAAGCCGCCAAACTGCTGGTTGGCCGCGTTGATAAAGGTCGCATGACCGCTGCGAAAATGGCTGAAGTGCTCAACGCCATTCGTCCGACCCTGTCCTACGGCGACTTCGGTCACGTCGATCTGGTGGTCGAAGCTGTCGTCGAGAACCCGAAGGTCAAGCAAGCTGTGCTGGCTGAAGTCGAAGCTCAGGTCAAAGAGGACACCATCCTCGCATCCAACACCTCGACCATTTCCATCAGCCTGCTGGCCAAGGCCCTCAAGCGTCCGGAAAACTTCGTCGGCATGCACTTCTTCAACCCGGTGCACATGATGCCGCTGGTGGAAGTAATTCGTGGCGAAAAGTCCAGCGAGCTGGCTGTTGCCACCACCGTTGCCTACGCCAAGAAAATGGGCAAGAACCCGATCGTCGTCAACGACTGCCCGGGCTTCCTGGTCAACCGCGTACTGTTCCCGTACTTCGGTGGTTTCGCCAAACTGGTCAGCGCCGGTGTGGACTTCGTCCGTATCGACAAGGTCATGGAAAAATTCGGCTGGCCGATGGGCCCGGCGTACCTGATGGACGTGGTCGGCATCGACACCGGTCACCACGGTCGTGACGTGATGGCTGAAGGCTTCCCGGATCGCATGAAGGATGACCGCCGTTCGGCCATCGACGTGCTGTACGAAGCCAAACGCCTGGGTCAGAAAAATGGCAAGGGTTTCTACGCCTACGAGGCCGACAAGAAAGGCAAGCAGAAGAAAGTTGCCGATCCATCGGTTCTGGAAGTGCTCAAGCCGATCGTCTACGAGCAGCGTGAAGTCACTGACGAAGACATCATCAACTGGATGATGATCCCGCTGTGCCTGGAAACCGTGCGCTGCCTGGAAGACGGCATCGTTGAAACCGCCGCCGAAGCCGACATGGGTCTGGTCTACGGTATCGGTTTCCCTCCATTCCGTGGCGGTGCGCTGCGCTACATCGATTCGATCGGTGTTGCCGAGTTCGTTGCCCTGGCTGACCAGTACGCTGATTTGGGCGCGCTGTACCACCCGACCGCGAAGCTGCGCGAAATGGCCAAAAACGGCCAGAGCTTCTTCGGTTAA